The genomic window CATTTCCTGAGCCCGTCTCACGTGCCATGCTCCTATTTAGAGCGAATGCCTTGTTAAAAGGGTTTTCAGGTGCAAGACCCGTTGTTATTGAAAGATTGCTTGAGCTTGTGAATAGAGAAATCCACCCGGTAATTCCACAGCAAGGCTCGTTAGGAGCTAGCGGGGACTTAGCGCCGCTTTCTCATTTAGCTTTAGTTCTTGTCGGAGAGGGGGAGGTTTTTTACAAAGGAGAGAGAAAACCTTCCCTTGAGGTACTGATGGAAGAGGGCTTGGAGCCGCTAACGTTGGAAGCAAAGGAAGGTCTGGCTCTCATTAATGGTACACAGGCAATGACGGCTATGGGCGTTGTTGCGTATTTAGAAGCGGAAAGACTGGCCTACCAAAGTGAATTAATTGCGGCTGTGACAATGGAAGGATTAAATGGGATTATTGATGCCTTCGATGAAAAAATTCATTTGGCTAGAGGATATAAACAGCAAGTAGAAACAGCGAAAAGAATGAGAGAGTACTTATCGGGCAGCGGGCTCATCACGAAGCAAGGGGAAATTCGTGTTCAAGATGCTTATTCGATTCGTTGCATTCCACAGGTTCACGGGGCTTCATGGCAAGCATTAGACTATGTGAAAGAGAAGCTTGAAATTGAAATGAATGCAGCAACAGATAATCCGCTTATTTTTGACCAAGGGGAAAATATCTTTTCAGGCGGAAATTTCCATGGACAGCCGATCGCACTTGCCATGGATTTTATGAAAATTGCGGTTGCAGAGCTTGCTAATATTTCTGAACGCCGAATTGAAAGGTTAGTAAATCCCCAGTTGAATGACTTGCCGCCGTTTTTAAGCCCGGAACCAGGACTTCAATCTGGTGCTATGATTCTTCAATACTGTGCGGCTGCTTTAGTTTCTGAAAATAAAACTTTAGCTCATCCTGCTAGTGTTGATTCAATTCCATCTTCAGCAAACCAGGAAGATCATGTCAGTATGGGAACAATTGCCGCAAGACACGCTTATCAAATTATACAGAACGTGAATAATGTTCTAGCAATTGAGTTGATTTGTGCGCTTCAGGCTGCAGAGTTCAAAGGATTTGAAAAAATGGCGGAGAAAACAAAGAAATTTTATTTAGAAGCTAGAAAGGTTGTGCCATCTATTACAAAGGACCGGATTTTCTCGAAGGATACGGCAGCTTGTGCTGCTTGGCTGAAGGAGATTGATATAAACCTTCTGTAGGCTAGGAATTGAAAAGGTATGATGTTCAGGTTTATTGGACAGCTATTCTAGGAAGGTAATCAACCTGTCAATAAAAGTTTTTTGGACAGGTTTTCAGGAAAAGTGAAAAAGCTGTCCAGAAAAGTGTTTTATTTGGACAGGTTTTCGAGAAAAGTAAAAAAGCTGTCCAGAAAAGTGTTTTATTTGGACAGGTTTTCGAGAAAAGTAAAAAAGCTGTCCAATAAAGTTGATTAATTGGACAAGTATTCGAGAAAAGCCAAAAAGCTGTCCAAAAAGTTGCATGATTGGACAGCTTTTCGTCTATTTATCCCTAAATTCAGTACCATCGTGGCCTTCTATTCGATTTTTGAAGGCTTCTTGCACGACAAGAAATTCTTCATCCTCCTGTGCTTCTGTTGCTTTATTTTCGATTACGGAGTTGTCAGGGAAATTACCTGGGTGATTTTTATTTTTGTGGTTGAAACCCTTGCCTCGAGCCAATGTGTCCACTCCTTTCGGTATTCTCCACGTATTTTCCCCTGATACGTTAAATCGTATGTATGAAGAATGGATATCTTTTACGCTAAGGTATTCATATAAGCGGCTTTAAAAAGGGGGCTGCTCACTTTTTTTAAAAAAAAGATTCGAAATCATTATGTTTGTCCACTCAAAAATTTATCAATGACATACCTTATAGTAGCTGCTAGCGAAGGAGGGGATAAAAAATGTGTGGACGTGACCGTGACAGAGATCGAGACCGAGACAGAGACCGTGATGACAGAAGAAGACGCATCGATGCTGACAATGTATTTATTCGTGCAAATCGTGTAATTATCGAGGATGATGACAGAAGACGCGATAGACGTGATGATGTCAGAGGTATTTTTGATGACAGAAGAGACAGAAGAAATAGATGCTGCTGGTTCTAAAGCAATAAAAGGAGACAGGGAAGCACCCTGTCTTCTTTCTAATTTATCCTAGTATTCAATCACTAGAAAAAATAAGAAGTTTTACCTAAATCTTTAGTGGAAAATGTCGAAATAAGAAAGAGGGAGTATTTTTAAATAAAGATAGGTGAGGACATATGGATAAAACAACGTTAATTGGTTTAATATTGGGTATCATCGCTGTCGGAGTAGGGATGGTTTTGAAGGGAATAAGTCCTGCAGTACTATTTAACCCCGCAGCTTTATTAATTATTATACTTGGAACAGTTG from Bacillus sp. DTU_2020_1000418_1_SI_GHA_SEK_038 includes these protein-coding regions:
- the hutH gene encoding histidine ammonia-lyase, with translation MVTLTGNSLTLEEARRILFEKEKVEASKESMVAVKESHDAVKKIVEEERVIYGITTGFGKFSDVLIDQKDVKDLQLNLIRSHACGVGEPFPEPVSRAMLLFRANALLKGFSGARPVVIERLLELVNREIHPVIPQQGSLGASGDLAPLSHLALVLVGEGEVFYKGERKPSLEVLMEEGLEPLTLEAKEGLALINGTQAMTAMGVVAYLEAERLAYQSELIAAVTMEGLNGIIDAFDEKIHLARGYKQQVETAKRMREYLSGSGLITKQGEIRVQDAYSIRCIPQVHGASWQALDYVKEKLEIEMNAATDNPLIFDQGENIFSGGNFHGQPIALAMDFMKIAVAELANISERRIERLVNPQLNDLPPFLSPEPGLQSGAMILQYCAAALVSENKTLAHPASVDSIPSSANQEDHVSMGTIAARHAYQIIQNVNNVLAIELICALQAAEFKGFEKMAEKTKKFYLEARKVVPSITKDRIFSKDTAACAAWLKEIDINLL